In Plasmodium falciparum 3D7 genome assembly, chromosome: 6, the following proteins share a genomic window:
- a CDS encoding glutamyl-tRNA(Gln) amidotransferase subunit B: MLGHVLHFYHIMIRYVIFTSFFMLIIQYHSFITCFNINHITNNNILLTPTNTCLLKKGRKNEYLNFYCDGMGQVKKHGYALRKNAVFFGDIRNKEIEENTVSYIDKNVKCKIGLEVHIQLSTKYKAFCNCFNISSLYGEKTYEKNHNDLIDFIRENIWKQKNDQLVNDQLVNDQLVNDQLVNDQLENDQLENDQLENDQLVNDQLVNDQLENDQLENDQLVNDQLENDQLENDQLENDQLENDQLVNDQLVNDQLENDQLVNDQLENDQLVNDQLVNDQLSNDQLSNDQLSNDKVNNEQLPNDHVHNDHVHDEQAHNDKAPHEHKNIRQSIFNNQTRIKKDLIKNNTSDDIVIKKYHNNENMEPNKYICNTCIGEVGSLNTLNSTAVLFSYLISTIFNCNLNNNISFDRKIYNYYDLPKGYQITQKDNPIGYDGYIFLNEKKYDIKSVHLEEDTSKCYLHFSQKNEEGKNFNDNHKNIEKHDNDTIHDINTNHNNIQNFNIHSEIINNEHYVTNNKNQIHIKPHKILLDYNRCGVPLVEIVVEKAYMNSEECINLLKEIKNKVCLLGVCVGNKENIRSDINISFEYGNIKNDRTEIKNINSFTKIRNYIETERTNFINYIRKNIINNDIGSDHIHNRDNINTFWSNNNIYTKSYIDNTHFILRKKEAYNYVKEGNIPKYRINDNILKLLKFYVNYKIKIYQDEKKYNWSKHYFHVFFNDPFLYNYFNECLKYEQEKYVSNFLVNILLDILKKKNILSKQILIKPKDLCFLINYAHTNNIDNTFLKSFIFQFIDKEFKREDFYEQLKHINANDIEHTLIELIKQNKHYLKYDQNKMSIINQQNFKNRIIGLLKNKFNVHTSNVIINYKHVNDFILNYINKHLL; encoded by the coding sequence CACTAACAACAATATTTTGCTCACTCCAACAAATACATGTTTACTTAAAAAGGGAAGGAAAAATGAATATCTTAACTTTTATTGTGATGGAATGGGTCAAGTAAAAAAACATGGATATGCATTGAGAAAAAATGCTGTATTTTTTGGtgatataagaaataaagaaatagaaGAAAACACTGTATCATATATcgataaaaatgtaaagtgTAAAATAGGTTTAGAAGTACATATACAGCTAAGTACAAAATATAAAGCTTTTTGTAATTGTTTcaatatatcatcattatatggagaaaaaacatatgaaaaaaatcaCAATGATTTGATAGATTTTATAAGAGAAAATATATGGAAGCAAAAAAATGATCAATTAGTGAATGATCAATTAGTGAATGATCAATTAGTGAATGATCAATTAGTGAATGATCAATTAGAGAATGATCAATTAGAGAATGATCAATTAGAGAATGATCAATTAGTGAATGATCAATTAGTGAATGATCAATTAGAGAATGATCAATTAGAGAATGATCAATTAGTGAATGATCAATTAGAGAATGATCAATTAGAGAATGATCAATTAGAGAATGATCAATTAGAGAATGATCAATTAGTGAATGATCAATTAGTGAATGATCAATTAGAGAATGATCAATTAGTGAATGATCAATTAGAGAATGATCAATTAGTGAATGATCAATTAGTAAATGATCAATTATCAAATGATCAATTATCAAATGATCAATTATCAAATGATAAAGTGAATAATGAACAATTACCAAATGATCATGTACATAATGATCATGTACATGATGAACAAGCACATAATGATAAAGCACCGcatgaacataaaaatatacggCAATCCATTTTTAATAACCAAACTAGAATAAAGAAAGATCTAATAAAGAACAATACATCAGACGATATtgttataaagaaatatcataataatgaaaatatggaacccaataaatatatatgtaatactTGTATAGGAGAAGTAGGGTCTCTAAATACATTAAACAGTACAGCTGTTTTATTCTCATATTTAATATCTACCATTTTTAATTGTaacttaaataataatatctcCTTCGAtagaaaaatttataattattatgaccTCCCCAAAGGTTACCAGATTACACAAAAAGATAACCCTATTGGATATgatggatatatatttttgaatgaaaaaaaatatgatataaaaagtgTACACCTTGAAGAAGATACCAGTAAATGTTACTTACATTTCTctcaaaaaaatgaagaaggtAAAAATTTCAATGATAATCATAAAAACATAGAGAAACATGATAATGATACCATACATGATATAAATACTAATCATAATAACAttcaaaattttaatatacattcagaaataattaataatgaaCATTATGTAACCAATAATAAGAACCAGATACATATAAAAccacataaaatattactaGATTATAATAGATGTGGTGTACCTCTAGTTGAAATCGTTGTAGAAAAAGCTTACATGAATAGCGAAGAATGCATAAATTTActtaaagaaataaaaaataaagtatgCTTGTTAGGGGTATGTGTAGGTAATAAAGAAAACATACGTTCAGATATTAACATATCTTTTGAATATGGAAATATTAAGAATGACCGCAccgaaattaaaaatattaacagCTTTACAAAAATAAGGAATTATATAGAAACAGAAAGgacaaattttataaattatattaggaaaaatatcataaataatgatattggAAGTGATCATATACACAATagagataatataaatacctTTTGGAGTAATAATAACATCTATACAAAAAGCTATATAGATAATACACATTTTATTCTAAGGAAAAAAGAAGCATATAATTATGTTAAAGAAGGAAATATACCTAAATATcgaataaatgataatattttgaaattattaaaattttatgtcaattataaaataaaaatttatcaagatgaaaaaaaatataattggtcaaaacattattttcatgttttttttaatgatccatttttatataattattttaatgaatgcttaaaatatgaacaagaaaaatatgtatcAAATTTTTTAGTTAATATTCTATTAGatattctaaaaaaaaaaaatatcctaTCCAAACAAATATTAATCAAACCTAAAGATTTATGTTTCCTTATTAATTATGcacatacaaataatatagataatacaTTCTtaaaatcatttattttcCAATTTATAGACAAAGAATTTAAAAGAGAAGATTTCTACGAACAACTCAAACATATAAATGCAAATGATATTGAACATACCTTAATCGAATtaattaaacaaaataaacattatttaaaatatgatcaaaataaaatgtcTATCATTAATCaacaaaattttaaaaacagAATTATCggattattaaaaaataaattcaatGTACATACGTCGAatgtaattataaattataaacacgtcaatgattttatattgaattatataaataaacatctGTTATAA